One window of Marinobacterium aestuarii genomic DNA carries:
- a CDS encoding aldehyde dehydrogenase family protein produces MYDKLFINGDWVAPRCGKTLAVINPATEEVIAEVAAGGAADVDRAVAAAKQAFTGWSKTSGAQRGVYLRAIARAIEARAQELAALSSSNNGKPLFEAQIDIEDAIATWDYYAGLAEQLDARQNAEVPLAMPGYRSSSRLEPAGVVGLIVPWNFPFVTTAWKVAPALAAGCTLVLKPSEVTPLVELQLGTIAQSVGLPAGVINIVCGSGSDVGSALTVHPDIAKISFTGSNRVGEIVMQSVAKQVKGLSLELGGKSPMLVMDDADLDQATDWILGGIFYNAGQMCSATSRLLLHDSIAPKLLQRLKTATQALKLGDAFEEGVQMGPLTSKAQFDTVMGYIERGRAEGLTLLTGGTRAEGFERGYFIEPTIFVDVPTDSALWREEIFGPVLCVRTFSSEAEAIELANDSDFGLAAGIISQDSARAQRIAEQLQAGHIWINSLQVVCPETSWGGFKRSGIGRELGPWGLSAYQEVKHITRPLSELESN; encoded by the coding sequence ATGTACGACAAGCTCTTTATTAACGGTGATTGGGTCGCCCCCCGCTGCGGCAAAACCCTGGCGGTGATTAATCCCGCCACTGAAGAAGTCATCGCCGAGGTCGCCGCGGGCGGCGCGGCCGATGTCGATCGTGCCGTCGCGGCGGCCAAACAGGCATTCACAGGCTGGAGTAAAACCAGCGGCGCCCAGCGCGGGGTTTACCTGCGAGCCATCGCCCGGGCCATCGAAGCCCGCGCGCAAGAGCTGGCGGCACTGTCGTCCAGCAACAACGGCAAACCCCTGTTTGAAGCCCAGATTGATATCGAGGATGCCATCGCCACCTGGGATTACTACGCGGGCCTGGCCGAACAGCTCGATGCGCGCCAGAACGCCGAGGTGCCGCTGGCCATGCCAGGCTACAGATCTTCCAGCCGACTGGAACCTGCGGGGGTTGTGGGCCTGATCGTGCCCTGGAACTTCCCCTTCGTCACCACCGCCTGGAAAGTGGCACCGGCACTGGCCGCCGGCTGCACCCTGGTGCTGAAACCGTCCGAAGTCACGCCCCTGGTGGAGCTGCAACTGGGCACCATTGCACAGAGCGTCGGCCTGCCTGCAGGCGTGATCAATATCGTCTGCGGCAGTGGTAGCGACGTCGGCAGCGCCCTGACCGTACACCCGGATATTGCCAAAATTTCCTTTACCGGCAGCAACCGGGTCGGCGAGATCGTCATGCAAAGCGTGGCGAAGCAGGTCAAGGGCCTGAGTCTGGAGCTGGGCGGCAAGTCACCGATGCTGGTAATGGATGATGCCGACCTTGATCAGGCCACGGACTGGATCCTGGGCGGTATTTTCTACAATGCCGGCCAGATGTGTTCCGCCACTTCGCGCCTGCTGCTGCACGACAGCATCGCACCAAAGCTGCTGCAACGCCTCAAGACCGCAACCCAAGCGCTGAAACTCGGCGATGCCTTCGAAGAGGGCGTACAGATGGGACCGCTGACGAGCAAGGCCCAGTTCGACACCGTGATGGGCTATATCGAACGCGGTCGCGCCGAGGGCCTGACGCTGCTCACCGGCGGCACGCGTGCAGAAGGTTTCGAGCGGGGTTACTTCATCGAACCGACCATCTTTGTGGATGTACCCACAGACTCAGCCCTGTGGCGTGAAGAGATCTTCGGCCCCGTGCTCTGTGTACGTACTTTCAGCAGCGAGGCAGAGGCCATCGAGCTTGCCAATGACTCCGACTTCGGCCTTGCCGCCGGTATCATCAGCCAGGACAGCGCCCGCGCCCAGCGGATCGCCGAACAACTCCAGGCCGGGCATATCTGGATCAACAGCCTGCAGGTCGTCTGCCCCGAAACCTCCTGGGGCGGCTTCAAGCGCAGCGGTATTGGTCGTGAACTAGGGCCCTGGGGCCTGAGTGCCTACCAGGAGGTAAAACATATCACCCGGCCGCTGAGCGAGCTTGAATCCAACTAA